A stretch of the Candidatus Tanganyikabacteria bacterium genome encodes the following:
- a CDS encoding ATP-binding protein, with the protein MEAPNAGADGVSRPDPARPSPGGPGGSRPSLCRRSPDAGGDRRRSPVCQSRIGSRAKTVSNSVQEWYCWAVALTYVERAADALIRELLGELPALLLVGPRATGKTTTAARHARTIVRLDRPAEAEAFRADPDAALRGLEEPVLLDEWQSAPGVLGAVKRAVDVDSRPGRYLLTGSVRADLDAATWPGTGLVRVPIYGMTVAELHGRSTTPLFDRLARREEPGVAPDTPDLRGYVELALEGGFPEAALTLTDRTRSRWLESYVDQLLTRDAATIDGPRDPARLRRYLEAYALNSAGVVEDATLIDVSGLNRKTANAYERLLENLLVVERTPPWTSSRLQRLVRSSKRYLIDPALLAGILRIDVAGVMRDGNLLGRTLETFVAAQLRATTAVAESRPRLFHLRQAQGRHEIDLVAEQAEGIFGIEVMATAAPNADAARHLCWLRDRIGPRFVKGLILHTGPRVYELADRVLAVPISTLWLTFDSWLVFHRLRCSDCLPTPLHAIEM; encoded by the coding sequence ATGGAGGCTCCTAATGCTGGCGCCGACGGCGTCAGCCGACCAGATCCCGCACGGCCCTCACCAGGTGGTCCTGGTGGAAGCCGCCCTTCTCTATGTAGGCGTTCGCCCGACGCCGGCGGCGATAGGCGTCGGTCGCCCGTGTGCCAGAGTCGTATCGGATCGCGTGCAAAAACGGTATCGAATAGTGTGCAGGAGTGGTATTGTTGGGCCGTGGCCCTCACCTACGTCGAGCGTGCGGCGGATGCCCTGATACGGGAGCTGCTGGGCGAGCTCCCCGCGTTGCTCCTCGTCGGGCCGCGCGCGACGGGGAAGACGACGACGGCGGCCCGCCACGCGAGGACGATCGTCCGGCTCGATCGCCCGGCCGAGGCCGAGGCGTTTCGCGCCGATCCCGACGCCGCGCTGCGCGGGCTCGAGGAGCCGGTCCTGCTCGACGAGTGGCAGTCCGCTCCCGGGGTCCTGGGCGCGGTGAAGCGCGCCGTGGACGTGGATTCGCGACCGGGTCGCTACCTGCTCACGGGCTCCGTCCGGGCCGACCTCGACGCCGCTACCTGGCCCGGGACCGGCCTGGTGCGGGTGCCCATCTACGGCATGACAGTCGCCGAGCTTCACGGGCGGTCGACGACTCCGCTCTTCGATCGGCTCGCCCGGCGCGAGGAGCCAGGTGTCGCGCCGGACACGCCCGACCTTCGCGGCTACGTCGAACTGGCCCTCGAGGGCGGCTTTCCCGAGGCCGCGCTGACGTTGACGGACAGGACCAGGTCGCGGTGGCTCGAAAGCTACGTCGACCAGCTTCTGACCCGCGATGCGGCCACGATCGACGGCCCGCGCGATCCCGCCAGACTGCGCCGGTACCTCGAGGCCTACGCACTGAACTCCGCGGGGGTCGTCGAGGACGCGACGCTCATCGATGTGTCGGGGCTCAACCGGAAGACCGCGAATGCCTACGAAAGACTCCTCGAGAATTTGCTGGTCGTCGAGCGCACCCCCCCCTGGACGTCGAGCCGTCTCCAGCGTCTGGTTCGTTCTTCCAAGAGGTACTTGATCGATCCGGCGCTCCTCGCCGGGATCCTGCGAATCGACGTCGCTGGAGTCATGCGGGACGGAAACCTCCTGGGGCGGACGCTGGAAACTTTCGTCGCGGCTCAGCTCCGGGCCACGACAGCGGTCGCGGAATCGCGGCCCAGGTTGTTTCATCTGCGGCAAGCGCAAGGTCGCCACGAAATCGATCTGGTGGCCGAGCAGGCCGAAGGAATCTTCGGCATCGAGGTCATGGCCACTGCCGCGCCGAACGCGGACGCGGCCAGACATCTTTGCTGGTTGCGCGATCGGATCGGCCCGCGGTTCGTCAAAGGGTTGATCCTGCACACCGGTCCGCGGGTCTACGAGCTCGCCGATCGCGTCTTGGCGGTGCCGATTTCAACGCTCTGGCTCACATTCGACAGCTGGTTGGTTTTCCACCGCCTGAGATGCAGTGACTGCCTACCGACCCCCTTGCACGCGATCGAAATGTAG